The Solanum lycopersicum chromosome 8, SLM_r2.1 DNA segment TGACATGATTAATGGTAGGTAGACCAGAATTGACCTGCGAAAGATTTGGGAAAAATGAACCAAAGCGTTGTGTATATGTAACAAGTTGATTACCAACTGGTGATTTGAATGTTTTAAGTAAATTCTCTAAGTAAGGTGCTCAATTTactgattaaaataaaaaaataatgagcgAAATAAGTGGAAAAGAGAATTTAATCAACCCAATAGTAACAGTAAATTGTGGAGTTCGTTGTAGTAGTACAAGCAACTATAAACCTTTGAAATGTTCTCTGAACTTGTAATAGATGATTCTCAATTTGTTCAAGTTTTGCTTGCTTCCTTCATTGAATCCATTTTCAAAAGTCGTAGCCAAGTTGTTGCAACCTCAAATTTGAGTTCATTTGCATTAGGTAAACTGGAGAGTGTAAAGAAATTCTTGTATAACACCATTTATCTTTTCAGCCTTGGGCATATTTGTATTCTCGGGCATTGTTCTACTGCCTGTACTTCTACCAGTTGCCGCAACTGATCATACTATAAGGACAGTCAACACCACCAGCAAGGGGACTTTCAATGAACTTGATAAGTTATCTATGGGGCAAGTTGGTGTAAGTTCTTTAGACTTTTCCTTAACATTatctataaatatatgtaaacCAGTGTTTCACGATGTTAGCGTAGCCTAAGCCTAATTTGACAATGCAGCACTATTTACACAAGGGTCCATTTTTATAGGCATTTGTCAAAATTAACAAAACATGCTATGTTTTCccctccatttttttttctctatcgTTACCATATAGGCTGTTATTTACAGATTTTTGATTCATTGTACATAATCTGTGCATCCACtgttactttatttttcttcattttgttgccactgaatgaattcttatatattgatttttgtcCATTGGTGTTGCAGAATTCAGGTGCGAGGTTGTGGGCATTTATAGTTGCCACATATTGGGTTTCCATTGTTTCTTACTTATTTCTGTGGAGAGCATACAAGCATGTTGCAGAATTGAGAGCTAAAGCTCTTATGTCTCCAGAAGTTAGAGCCGATCAATTTGCTATTCTTGTCAGGGATATTCCTTCTGTTTCTGAGAGTCAAAGTAGAAAAGAGCAGATAGATTCATACTTTAGTGCAATCTACCCTGAAACTTTTTATCGATCAATGGTGGTGACAGACAATAAGAAGGTAATATCTTAGATCTCTGTATCGTTTAAGTATGCTTCCACTATGGATAGTTGTATTACTTCTATATGCTCATTTTACAAAATGTAGCATTACATCATGTTTTCACCAATATTCTAAGGATGGGTTTGTGCTCATTATGCCCATCACTTGTCATTTCCTAAAACTTAATATTTGAAGGATGAGCCTGTGTGCCATTTACTAGATACTCTGTTAGTATTTCGTTAGCCTAAATTTCAAATCTCTTGTAGATTCAAAGTGTCTGATTTTTATCAGGTCAACAAAATTTATGAAGAGTTGGAAGGGTATAAAAAGAAGCTTGAACGTGCTGAAGCCATCTATGCAGAGTCAAAGAACACAAAACCTGATGCACTAAAACCCTCACATAAAACTGGTTTCCTTGGAATTATTGGTGAAAAGGTGGATTCAATTGAATTCTATAATGATAAGATTAAGGAGTTGATCGAAAAGTTAGAAGCCGAACAAAAGGTGACTCTCAAAGAGAAACAACAATCATCTGCACTTGTCTTTTTCAACAGCAGGGTGGCTGCAGCTTCAGCATCACAGAATTTACATGCCCCAATAGTTGACACATGGACTGTTATAGATGCTCCAGAACCCCGACAGTTGATTTGGACTAATCTTTCAAAAAAGTTTTATGAGAGAATAATTCGCCAGTATGTTGTGTACGCTGTTGTGTTTCTGACCATATTCTTTTACATAATTCCGATTGGGTTCATTTCTGCATTGACAACTTTAGACAATTTGGTGAAGCTGTTCCCGTTTTTGAAACCGGTTGTTAAGCTGGAGGTCGTCAAGACAGTGCTAGAAGCGTATTTACCTCAACTTGCACTTATCTTATTTTTGGCTTTGTTGCCAAAGTTTCTTCTGTTTCTATCCAAAGCAGAGGGCATCCCATCAGAAAGCCACGTGACAAGAGCTGCTTCagggaaatatttttatttcaccGTGTTGAATGTATTTATTGGTGTTACTCTGGGTGGAACTCTATTCACTTCCTTCAAGAGCATCGAGCATGATCCCAACTCTATTTTTCGTGTGTTGGCAAAAAGCCTTCCACAGAATGCAACTTTCTTCTTGACTTTTGTGGCTTTGAAGTAAGTCTGGAGCTCACTTTCACTTCTATATCTTCAGCTTCTTTTTTATCTTGCAACTTTCTTCTTGATCTTGTGCCTGTGAAGTAAGTCTAGCATgctttcccttttatttttccgctactctttttatctttttattttattattttttataacggTATGTTGTCGGTTATGTCTGCTGTTTGTTCCGTTTCTAACTTAAGAGCTGGGAAATGTTAGACTTGAACTGAGTGTGGCATGGGTCAACTGTTCTCCTAAGCTATTATACTTTGCGTCTTTTGCTTGTGTAAATGAATTTTCCTTTAGATGGTCCCTGAGTTactatttttatcaagtgtgtACCCATGTCAGTTCATAGCTAGTAATTACAGGAAAAAATACTAATGCTCCTTCTAATCTTATTTACGGATCGTTGAAGTTATTCTATTTGCTCAACTCAAGGTGTTTTATGGTCCTGAATGTTAGTAATTTCTTGGTAGTTTCTGTTCTGCTTCTCCATATGATGATATAGTAGGTAGAGAAAGGAACATCATCTTTTTGCTGAAGGGAATAGTCTTAATGATTTTGCTGATCTCAGATTCTTTGTTGGCTACGGGCTGGAACTATCTAGAATAGTTCCTCTAATCATATTCCATCTCAAGAAGAAGTATTTGTGCAAAACTGAAGCTGAGATAAAGGAGGCTTGGGCTCCTGGTGATCTAGGCTATGCAACTCGATTTCCCAATGATATGCTGATTATGACGATTGTCCTATGCTATTCCGTCATAGCTCCAATAATTATTCCGTTTGGTGTGGTATACTTTGGTCTAGGGTGGCTTCTTCTCCGGAATCAGGTGACTATTACTAGCTCCCCACTATCTATAAAGACCACAAGTTTTATAAAAGGGACTTTTGTATTTGCCAAAAGTTGTTCCTTCTTTCTTAAACACTGTCCAATCAAAGAGATTAAAGTAGTTGTTTTGGCATTTTAGTGTttataatcaaatgaaaatgtgaattttgtttttgtttccaAACAGGCACTCAAAGTGTATGTTCCCTCATTCGAGAGCTACGGAAGAATGTGGCCCCATATTTACACGCGCATGATAGCTACCTTGATTTTGTATCAAGTTACCATGTTAGGTTACTTTGGTGTTAAAAAGTTCAAGCCTACTCCAGTTCTTTTTCCACTTCCAATCATCTCGTTGATCTTTGCTTTCATTTGTCAGAAGAAATTCCGTCGGTTCTTTACATCTCCAGCCCTTGAGGTTGTTTCCCATGAACTAAAGGAAGTTCCGAACATGGAAATTGTGTACAGATCTTTCATTCCACCATGCTTAGGTGCAGGCAAACCCGACGAGCATCAATTTGAGGACGCGTTATCTCATGTGTCCAAAACAGGGTCTTCTTCAGTATGATATGAACATTTGGAAGgacatcttttatttgttgTGTGTTGATAGTTTGATGTACTTAAGATTTTAGCTTGTGTTGAATACTTTGTTGGATAGTTGCTCTGTACGCGTAGTTTGTGTGCTCTTAAGTTAGATTGTTGTCTTATTTCTGTAATGATAATAGTGTGCATGGCTTCAATTTGTAAGCACTTAGTAACAatgtatatttgatattgtaCTTTTTATCAACAAGAAATGCTCTTGCCATTCCAAATGCATTATATCTAGATTATTGAAAGCGTGAGCTTATTagtttgagaaatatattttgaaatgcATTATATCTAGATTATTGAAAACGTGAACTTATTagtttgagaaatatattttgaaggtGTGTAATAAATACACTGTATCTTTTATTTGCAAAGATTGTTTCACATGACATTGTAcctgaataaattattttaacattgttaaaaattaaataactattatAGTAGTTAACGCTAAAGATTACAGTCTcttattcttaaaaaaagaaaaatattttttagaaataattattattatcttatggtataaaatttataatatttttctcacCTCACCTACCAGGCTACCACCTCATCTCCACCCCCAACAAACCTctatccttttattttttaaaatttctttaatgAAATACTTCTAAAACTTCAGACACCCCTTTCCTGCTcttttctaatttctttttgatgttatttttttatatatatacttttaaaaaaagtaaaattctaCTCCACATATTCTGACCTCTGCTCCtaattctttatatatatatatatatatatatatatatatatatatatatgagaaaatACTAAAAGTGGAAAATATGTGCGGTGGAGTAGAATTGTTTTGAAGAATAAATTGAAACAATATCTAAATTGCAAGAGGGAGGGAGATTAAGTAAGAAATGGTATTTCTCAataaaattcaatcaaatttcaatataaGTACCATTGAACTATAAGAAAAGATCTAAAAATACTCTCCATCCATCTTTTGGTCTAAAAATATCgtctattcattttttttggaacaattttttttttttatatagatgGATTTTCCTTGATTgcaaattaaatttgtaaatgTCCAAATATCATTCAGAAAGTGTTCTCTCTTCTACctattttacttttgtcttattttatatcatttcataacaCGTTATTTACACGAGTCTCTGTCCTATTGAGATTTTCTAACTTGTAGATGTGCCCAATTCAAGTTTCTGTTACTGAGCGGGTGGTCGAGCACCCATTGACTTCGACGgaaattttgtatatgtttgtCGAAAATATTAAAAGATCGATATAATTAGTTTTTGAGCACCCATTAACCAAAAGGGATGATGGGGGCTTTGGTTCTTAGACTGAAGTAAAAGTTTGCGTTATGGTCCTCGAGTGCCAACTGTattattatttacatttttactcttctttatgtttttctctctctttttgattcattgttttttcacttttctattttagtatttcatttactaactaaattatgaaaaatattagtttttaaaaGACGTTAAAGAAAGTAAGCACCTATAATCTTCAAATCCTAGATCCATCATTGATTGTTATATATCAATTGAAGCATTGAAGGGTGGCGAATATTGCAGCTTACTAATATGGATGTGAGATAAGGAATTAAATTACTTAGTATTTCAATGCTAATGTCAGGACTATCTTCCCTTTTTGATATTCACTTGATTTCTTTATTAGAGTAACTAATAAAGTTTATTTCACATAGTTAATTACCATTAAAAAAGTACTAAAAAAATGATGGACTGAAAAGCGATATCATTTGCCATACTGTCCGTcgctttttaatataaaaaattatttttaaaattattttacaaaaagcGACGGACGTCATCTCTTAGTccgttatttttttttaggattttaGCGCCATATGTATAATgaattactaattatttatttaatataaatggCAACCCCGTCCGTcgcttttattaaaaataattatatcaaataaaaaaataatgacttaGTCTGtcacttttaacttattttattttattaattattattttatcatagcGACGGACGACAACATTATGTTTGTTGCTTCTTGGTCAAAATATAtggttattattttaataaagtgATGTACAGTGTCTCCTAGTCTGTTGCTTTTTGGTCAAAATGTTGgtcaattatatttaaaaaagcgACGGACTTAGAGGCGCCGTCCATCGCTTTTATTAAATATCTGAAAGATAGATCaggtttttcttattttcttctctctctctctctcaaccCTTATTCTGTCTGTTCTCTTTATCTATCTCTTATTTTGTTAACGtaagtgtttaatttttttatttctagttattataattgattgttagttaatatcttattatttttgtttgtattataCAATTGTcagtttgattttgattgttGTTAGTTAAGTAtagaaaattaaagatttttattttaggtttttaaaaataaaataaaattgggcATTGTTAGTTAgtgaataatttgaattttttgattttagGACTAGTTTAAACTTTGAGAATATGTTATTTGAGGTTGAACTAAGAATTTTTTGGATTTGATTGATTTTTAGTTAGTAAAGTGTTAATTTGAAGTTAGCAATTAGTAATTCATGAAGTGTTATGAGTAGATGATGAATTTTTGAATGTCATTAACTTGAAAGTaaaacttgaacttgaacttagaATTTTAAGTTGAACTTAGACTTGAACTTGAAAttagaacttgaacttgaaattagaacttgaacttgaacttgaacttagaatttgaatttgaacttgaaattagaGCTAGAACTTGAACTTAGAATTTGAAGTCGAACATAGACTTGAATTTGAAATaagaacttgaacttgaacttgaacttagaatttgaacttgaacttgaaattaGAACTTAAACTTGAACTTAGAACTTAAACTtagaatttgaagttgaacTAAGACTGGAACTTGAAAttagaacttgaacttgaacttgaacttggacttagaatttgaacttgaacttAGAGTTTGAACTTGGAATaagaacttgaacttgaacttgaacttagaACTTGAAATtagaatttgaagttgaacttaGACTTGAACTTGAAATTATAACTCGAACATGAATTTAGAACATGAACATTGAACTTAGAACTTAATAACTAATCTTGATGACCTCAATTAATTTGAACTTAATAATTGAACTGTGAACTCAATTAACTTTGTGATACTTTTTGTGTATCCATCGAGTgtttgttaagcataagtatcaacactagttgattttattgatgacaaaattgattttcttgtaagatcgatttgtgtccatctagtgttgatatTAAGCTTTAATTTAAGAATGATGTGTTTGTTTTGCATAAGTACCAatactagttgatcctatttatgataaaattgattttcttgcaagatcgatttgtgtccatctagtgttgatatTAAGCTTTAATTTAGGAATAATGTGTTTTTAGCATAAGTACCAATATTAGTTGATCCTGTTgatgataaaattgattttcatgCAAGATCGATTTTGTCCATCTAGAGTTGATATTAAGCTTTAGTTTaggaataatatatttgattagcataagtaccaacactagttgatcttattgatgacaaaattgattttattgCAAGATCGATTTGtatccatctagtgttgacacttacctttagatttagaaataatatacttattaaacataagtaccaacactagtagATCTTATTGAtgacaaattgattttcatgcaagatcgatttgtgttcttctagtgttgacacttagctttaaaaaattgttaagttatattaataagttaaattaaataatgtgattttattgatgaatttagttgttggaattaagtcaaaactaaactaggtcaagttaaaaagttatttattttgtgtactTGGGAGCCAAGACACAAATATGTCATTGCAATCACATTTGAGAGGAAGGCATCCGCCAGACTATCTCACTGTGTAAAGAAAGTTTGGGATAGTGCTGAACATCCAAATTGGATGTCGTCTCATCTTTTTGATGAATTGAGTCTGTATGGTAACAAACAAGTTTAAGGCAATATCAGGACAAACCAAAAAGACTAGAGACAAGCTTAAGGATGGCTCGTTGCACATTAGAGTGCAAAGACCATTAGAGCAATTGTAAGAGAAATAGTAAGTTCCAATTCaaactttcaaataaataattagttgatacatatatatcgttataaatttcaatttttatttataggaaaaaaattgGGACGCACTCCCATTGTACCGGAGGTTTTCAAGAAGATTCATGTCAGGAAGAAAGAGAATGTATTGGATCCAGATGTTTGGGTGGAGGAAAGGGATGAACAAATTTTGTAAGTTATTtgtcatatataatatattaatagctaaatatatttataatatatatgtatattgatgtcaatttttgtatttaatatgTAGAATGAGTTTCATCAATACGTCGTCGAGAATCTAGATAGTTCGGTCCAATTGACACCTGAATTTTTCACccagatttggaaagaaaaagtGGCACCGGACACACAAGGGTAGAGTTTATGGTCTAGGCTGTCGAAATAATGTAAGACGACTCCAGTCAGGCTTAGAAGGTATTGGATTGTCACATCAAGCCGAGGCACTTGATGGTGTTCAAATTGTTACTATGTCGGCTCAAATAGCTAAACTTACAGCGGCACTGGCAGAGTACGAGTGCAGAAGAGTAGATCAACAAGAAATTATGAGTGAGACCGTTCAGCGAATCAAAAAACAAGTGACGAACCTCGATTGTCAACCTACTACTTCGGTTCCCGAATACACCGATGATGATAGTGATGAGGATGCTTATGCATATCCCACTCCCTAGTTTAGATCTCTAGACATatgaactttttaaaattttgaaatgaattttgaaagactttataagtctttaatttgtattttagataattttgaatgttatttaagtttgttgttttatattttggttAGATACTTCATAATTGTACGTGTTTGATTGAGATGAATAGTGtataattgaattgaattgcATTTGCAGGGGAGCAGCAGAAACTGATTGCCAGTTTTTgcagtaaaaaaaattacaaaaaagcGATGGACAACGTGGTTTTGTCCGTCACTTTTCAgggattttgaaaataaaatttccagAAAAGCGATGGACAGGGTCCTTTTTTCCGTTGCCTTTCTGggatcttcaaaaataaaatttcaaataaagctATGTGTAGGGTCCTTTTGTCCGTCGCTTTCTaggattttgaaaaataaaatttccagAAAAGCGATGGACTGCATCACCTTTTAGAAATTTAAGAGTC contains these protein-coding regions:
- the LOC101268298 gene encoding CSC1-like protein ERD4 — translated: MDFPSFLTSLATSFILFVILMFLFTWLSRKSGNAEVYYPNRILKGMNPVEGGYMTRNPFAWMREAISSSETDIINMSGVDTAVYFVFLATALGIFVFSGIVLLPVLLPVAATDHTIRTVNTTSKGTFNELDKLSMGQVGNSGARLWAFIVATYWVSIVSYLFLWRAYKHVAELRAKALMSPEVRADQFAILVRDIPSVSESQSRKEQIDSYFSAIYPETFYRSMVVTDNKKVNKIYEELEGYKKKLERAEAIYAESKNTKPDALKPSHKTGFLGIIGEKVDSIEFYNDKIKELIEKLEAEQKVTLKEKQQSSALVFFNSRVAAASASQNLHAPIVDTWTVIDAPEPRQLIWTNLSKKFYERIIRQYVVYAVVFLTIFFYIIPIGFISALTTLDNLVKLFPFLKPVVKLEVVKTVLEAYLPQLALILFLALLPKFLLFLSKAEGIPSESHVTRAASGKYFYFTVLNVFIGVTLGGTLFTSFKSIEHDPNSIFRVLAKSLPQNATFFLTFVALKFFVGYGLELSRIVPLIIFHLKKKYLCKTEAEIKEAWAPGDLGYATRFPNDMLIMTIVLCYSVIAPIIIPFGVVYFGLGWLLLRNQALKVYVPSFESYGRMWPHIYTRMIATLILYQVTMLGYFGVKKFKPTPVLFPLPIISLIFAFICQKKFRRFFTSPALEVVSHELKEVPNMEIVYRSFIPPCLGAGKPDEHQFEDALSHVSKTGSSSV